CCAGGCGAGACCGAAGTCCGGATTGCTCTTCAGCTCGACGGTCGCGGGGGAATGGTCGCTCACGATCGCGTCGATCGTGCCGTCGACGATGCCCGCCCACAGCAGATCGCGGTTGTCGCCCCCGCGGATCGGCGGGCAGCACTTGAAGGCCCCGGCACCGTCCGGTACCTCCGCGGCGTCGAGGGTGAGGTAGTGGGGGCAGGTCTCGACCGTCAGCCGCACGCCCTCGGCCTTGGCGGCGCGCACGTCGTCGAGCGCTCCTCCGTCGGCGACGTGCACGATGTGCGCGCGAGCGCCGGTGCGGCGCGCCGCGTCGATGACCCGGAGGATCGCGGATCGTTCGCTGAGCGGCGGGCGACTGGCCTCGAAGTCGCGGTAGCGCGGACCGAGCGCGCCGTCCGCGTGCAGGTGCGCGGGGTCTTCGGCGTGCACGATCAGCAGGCCGTCGAAGACCGCGAGCTCGGCGAGGCACCGCTCGAGCTGCTCCGCATCGAGGTGTCCGAACTCATCGATGCCGCTGGGCGACAGGAAACACTTGAAACCCACGACGCCGGCGTCGGAGAGTGCGCGCAGCGACCCGAGGTTCTCGGGGACCGCACCGCCCCAGTAGGCGACATCGACCGCGAGCTTTCCCGCGGCGGCCGCGCGCTTGGCATCCAGGGCCGGAAGCGTGGTGGTGACGGGAGAGCTGTTCAGCGGCATGTCGACGATCGTCGTGACGCCGCCCGCGGCGGCCGCGGCCGTTCCGGTCGCGAAGCCCTCCCACTCGGTGCGCCCCGGCTCGTCGAGGTGCACGTGCGAGTCGACGAGCCCCGGGAGCAGCACCGAGTCGCCGGGCAGCACGGTCTCGGCAGCGGCGTCGAACGGCTCGACGGAGGTGATCGTCCCGCCCTCGCTCACGACGGTCGCGGGGCGGAACTCGCCGTCCAGATAGACCCGTCGCGCGGCGATCCGTGTGCTCATACCGGCCACGCTAAGCGCCCCGCGTTTCACAGATGTAACCGTGATCAACATTCATGCAAACACCTCGAGATTCGTCGCCTGGGGAGGAAGAGTCGGCGCCGCTCCCTCGCGAGTCGGAAGCGCGTACTCGTCGCGTTTGCTCGTCCCCAGCCCCATCCGTGCCATCCCGGATGCCACGCCCACCGCCGCCGCGACCCCGTCGACGACCGGCACCCCGACGCGTGCCGTCAGCTCGACGCACAGATCGGCCATCCCCGCGCACCCGAGCACGATGACGTCCGCCCCCGCAGCCGCGGCCTCCGCGCTGTACCGCGCGATCGTCTCCACCGCGACGGACCCCGTGTCCTCGAGGTCGAGCACGGGGATCCCCGTCGCCGCGAGCGACACGCACGCCCGCTCCATGCCGTACCGCGATACGAGGTCGCGAGCTCGGCCCAACGTCCGGCTGAGGGTCGTGACCACCCCGAAGTGCCGCCCCGACACCGCGGCCAGGTGCATCGCCGCCTCGGCGATTCCGACGACCGGCGCCTCGACGAGCTCCCGCGCCGCGTCCAAACCCGGGTCGCCGAAGCAGGCGATCACGTAGGCATCGGCGGGGTCGAGTCCGTCGCGATCGGCCGCGACGAGCTCGACGACCGCGGCCGCGGCGAGGACCTCGTCGGTGTGGCTCTCGATCGCGGCGGCGCCGGTCGCAGGACACACGGCCTCGATGAGCACGTCGGGCCCCGCCACCTCCCGGGCGGCCTCCGCGATCTTCGCGGTCATCGCCCGGGAGGTGTTGGGGTTGATGAGCAGAATCCTCACGCGAGCGCCTCGCGCGGGTTCTCGGGAGTCGACCGACGGAGCGGCGACGCCGTGCCGGGCTCCGGAGTTCTGGCATCCTGAGCCGTCTGAGCGAGCACCGCGGGCGCACCGGGCGCCACGGCTCCGGAGCCCGGCACCGGGGTCACGACATCCGGAACCGTCCGCGCGAGCACCAGGTCCTCGGCCTCGACGGGGGCCTCCACGGCATCCGAGGTCCCGTCGGAGATGCCCTCCGTCTCGCCCTCGAACGTGGGGACCCGCGGGTCGAGGCGCTCGAACAGCAGGAACAGCGCGTATCCGAGGCCGCACCCGATGAACCAGCTGTAGTCGCTGATCCACGAGACGTCGAACATCCCCAGGTCGGCGAACAGCTTCGGGAACACCGCGACCGCGACCGTCGGGACGCCCGCCGCGATGACGGCCTTGACCGCATTCGGGTTGAAACCGTTGCGGTACCAGTACGGCCCCGTCGCGTCCATCGTGAACATCGCGTCGACCTTCACGCGCTGACGGGCGGTGATGTAGTACCCGGCGATCAGGATGCCGAACAGCGGGCCGATCAGCGCACCCAGCACGCCGAGGGAGTAGTGGATCGCGTCGTCGTTCGAGTACCAGTTCCACGGCATGAGGAACGTCGATCCGATCGCGGCGATCATTCCGCCCGCGCGCCACGAGATCTTCTTGGGCGCGACGTTGGAGAAGTCGAACGCGGGAGAGATGAAATTCGCGACGATGTTGATGCCGACCGTCGCTGTGACGAACGTCAGGCCGCCGAGCAGGATGGCGAACGGGGTGTCGATCCGCTCGACCGTCTTGATCGGGTCGGTGATCAGCGAGCCGAACACCGGCACGGTGGCCGAGGCCGTGATGACCGTCAGCAGCGAGAAGAACACGAAGTTGATCGGCAGACCCCAGAAGTTGCCCTTCTTCACCGCGGCGAAACTCTTGCCGTAGCGGGCGAAGTCGCCGAAGTTCAGCATCGGGCCCGAGAAGTACGACACCACCAGGGCGATCGCGCCGAGCATCACCGGGATCGACGCCCAGAAGTCGAGCTGGGTGGTCGAGAGGGTGAACGAGATGTTCTGGATCCCGGCCTGCGACACGAGGTAGACGGCGAGGACGATCATGACGACGTAGACGGCGGGGCCGGCCCAGTCGATGAAGCGGCGGATGACCTCCATGCCGTTCCAGAAGAGGAGGAACTGCGCGGTCCACAGGATCGCGTACGAGATCCAGCCGAGCGCCGACAGCCCGGCGAACGACACATCGAGGAGGGCAACGGAGCCCGGGATGAACTTCAGGAAGATGATGTTCAGCGATTCCGCGGCGAGGAAGGTCTGCACGCCGTACCAGGCGATCGCGATCAGGCCGCGGATGATCGCGGGGATGTTCGCGCCCCGGATGCCGAACACGACGCGGTTGATGACGGGGTAGGGCACGCCCGTCTTCTGACTGGGCTTGGCGACCATGTTGGCGAAGACCTGCACGATGACGATGCCGGCGATGAGCGCCACGAGCACCTGCCACGACTGCAGGCCGAGGGCGAAGAGCGAGCCCGCGGTGACGTAGCCGCCGACGGAGTGCACGTCGCTCATCCAGAACGCGAAGATGTTGTAGCTCGACCACTTCTGCTTCCGCAGCGGCGCGAGGTCTTCGTTGGCGAGACGCTCGTCGTAGTGGGGCTTCATGTTGCCGCCCCCGTGGGGGTGGCCGGCGGCCTCCACGAGATCGTGGGGGCCGGTGAGCGGGGTGGATGTCATGTCATTCCTCTCAGGACGATGGATGCCACGACGTGGAGTCCGCGGCCGGAGTGGAGCTCTGATGTGAAGTTATGGGTTCACACTGCGCGGCTGGTTTCGCTCGTGTAACAGGCGTGTGAAGTCGCTCCTTCACACCCGCCGGCTGCCTAGACTCGGGGCATGACGCAGCCGCCCCTCGCCGACGCCGTCGATCCGGACGCTGCGGTCCCAGGGGCACCGGCCGAGCCCGCGGCATCCGTCGGCGCGCGCATCCGGGATCTGCGCCAAGCCCGCGGCATCTCCGCCCGCGCTCTCGCGGCGACCCTCGGCATCTCCCCCAGCGCGGTCTCGCAGATCGAACGCGGCGTGATGCAGCCGAGCGTCTCGCGGCTCATCGCCATCACCGACGCCCTCGGCGTGCCTCTCGTCGCGGCCTTCGATCCGGCATCCGATCGCCCCGTCGAACCCGTCGGCCCCTCGGGCTTCACGCTGCAACGCGCCGCGCAGGCGGCCGACATCGTGCTCGAGAGCGGCGTCTCGTTCCGCCGCCTGACCCCCGGTTCGTCGCCCGGCGTCGACTACTTCGAGTCGGTCTACCCACCCGGAGCCTCGGCGCACGGCGCCGACGGCCTCTTCCATCACGAGGGCTACGAGGTCGGCACCGTCGTCGCGGGTGAACTCACGATCGACTTCGAGGCCGAGCGGGTCATCCTGCGGGCGGGGGATGCCATCAGCTACCCCTGCTCGGTCCCCCACCGCCTGCACAACACCGGCGCAACGGATGCCGTGGCGCACTGGCTGATCGTGCACGCGTGAATGACAGATTTTCGCACGAAGATAACTTTCCTTGCGAGAAAAATCTCTTCGTAGGAGAATTCTCCTCGGAGGAAACCATGGACAGCGAGAAGATTCGGAGCCGCGCGCGAGACTACGGCATCGACCTCGTCGGAGAGATGCCGACAGCGAGCAGCCCAGTCACCTTTCTCGTCGTTTCACGCGGGAAGCAGCAGCAGAGGGTCACCGCGGTTGCGGTGTCGCCTCTGACCCTCACGGAGCTGGAGCACATCCTCCCTCTCCCCGCGAAAGGTCCTGTCGTCGCGCTGGGCAGTCGAGTCACGCCGCGCAACGCGGATGCGCTCCGAGACGTCGGCGTCAACTTCATCGACGAGGCGGGTAACGGCTACCTGTCGCTCGGAGACACGCTGATCGACGTGCGCGGGCGGACGCCCGATTCCGCCGCCGGCCTCCGTAAACCCGCGAAGAGCGCCTCCCTGTTCACGGAAAAACGGTCGCAGGTCATCCTCGCGGTGATCAGTTGGCCCGACCTCCTCGCTGCACGGCTCCAAGACCTTGCGCGAGCCGCCGGAGCCTCCGTGAGCTTCACGCAGAAGACGCTGGTGGCTCTCGAATCAGCCAACTTCCTTGACCGCTTCGGCCCACGGGACCACGCTTCCCTGAGGAACATCGACTCGCTGATCGATGGATGGGCGGCAGCATTTACGAGCGGACTCGGCTCGCGGGAGAACACCCGAGCCTTTCGTGGGACTTTCGACCCGTCCCGCCTCTCTCCGGACGGCCCACCCCTCTATCTCAGCGGAGAAGCCGTCGCACCGTGGATCGCACGCAACATCACATGGACCATCTACGCCGACGGCATCCCCCGCGATGCAGCCCAAGCGGGGCGCTGGGCACGCGATGACGAGTCACCGACCCTGTTCCTTCGCGAGAAGTTCTGGACCGAGCCTGTCCCCGCGCGCACGCGAGAATCTGCCCGACTACGAGAAGCGCCGCCGTTGCTGGTCTACGCCGATCTCCTGGCATCCGGTGATTCTCGCGAACGAGAAGCAGCCCAGCGTCTGAGAAACGACAATGCTCGACTGCGCGCGCATTGACCTCCGACTGCTGGACGATGTCGCGGCGGCCGTCCATGATCTGGTCACGACGACGGGTATTGATCCTCGGAAAATCCTGCTGGTCGGGGCACGGTGTCGCGATGCCATCCATTCCGCCCTGGGAAGAACGACACCGACTCGACTGACCACAGACCTCGACCTCGGAATCGCCATCGCCTCATGGAATGAGTTCGAGCGGATCGGATCGGCATTCGCCTCCATCCAGTCGAACGGAATTGCCTTTCGCGTCGCCGGCATGCATGTCGATGTCGTCCCGTTCGGCGATGTCGCTGAGGAACCCCGCGGCCTCAGCCGACCATCGACCCGTAATGACGACATCGTCGTCTTCGGATTCCAGGAGGTGTTCGACCGAGCATCGATCCTGACGCTTCCCACCGGGGAACCTGTCCGTCTTCCTCAACCCTCGGGGTATGGATTGCTCAAGACCCGCGCGTGGGCGGATAGAAGTGCGCACGGCGACCATCGCGACGCACAGGATCTGGCTGTCGCTCTCGACTGGTATGCGCAGGATCCGTCGACGATCGATCGCCTGTTCAGCGCCGACATTGACATCAGCGAACTGTACGGCTTCGACGCTGGCCAAAGCAGCGCGCACCTCCTCGGCCGCGACATTCGGCGGCATCTCATCCCCTCAGATGCGAACGACCTGGTGAGCCGGTTCACCGGCCTGGACGCGCGGCCGCTTGCTGGCCACCTGCTCAACCTGCCGCAGGACCGGTCGCGACGATTCGATATCGTCGAAGCGTTCACGCGCGGTCTCCGCGACGCGCAACTGCCCGCATGACGTGTCATCGACGGAGCCCCCGCCGACCCGAGGGCCGACGGGGGCTCCGGACGTTCTACTTCGCGATGAGCGTGAGCGTCAGCGTCGACCGGTAGACGCCGACGGGGGCGTCCTTCGGCGGCGTGAAGTCCAGCCCCGCGTCGAAACGGGCCCCGCCGATCCCCGTGGACACACCAGCGGCCCCGGAGGCGATGACCCCGTCGCCCGCGCCGAGGCTGAGACCCGAGGGCAGGACCTCGCCCGCGAACGACATCGGTCGGATGCCGAGGGCGTCTGTCGGAGCGGAGTAGGTGCCGCTGGTGAAAGGCGTGGCCGTCGCGGTGAGGGTCCACCCCGTCAGCGCGGCGCGATCGTCGACGACCGTGAGCCTGCCCAGATTTGCGGTCGCGCGCGTCCCCCGCTCGACCGCGCCGAAGTCCACCGCGGTCTTCTGCGCGTCGAGCGACCACAGGTCGCTCGCAGTCACCTTCGTGTGCAACTCCGCGCTGTCCCGCAGCGAGACCGGGTGCACCGGGATCTCGAACGTGCCCCACGCGACGATGGTCGGGTCGTTCGGCTGGGTCAGCGCCACGGTGTGGTGACCCGGCTCGAGCCCGGAGACGTCGACGACCGCGTCACCCGCAGCATCCGTCGTCAGCTGTCCGAGATCGGTGAGCGAGGACCACGCCCACGCCCGCAGGATCTGCCCCTTGTGAGCCGCTCCCGCGTGCACCGTGACGGTCGTTCCCCCGTCCGCGGGGCCGGCGATCTCCACCTGAGCTGCGTCGGAGGTCGACGGCAGCTGCGGGTTGGGATCGACGACGGTGAGGGTGGCCGGCGCGGACAGGGTCTTGCCGCCCTGCGCGTTGGAGGCCACCGCACGGTACTTTCGGCCGTTCATCGCGGTCGTGGCATCCGTGACCGTCAGGGTCGACGAGGTGGCATCCGGGATATCCGCCCAGCTCGCCCCGTCTGCCGACGACTGCCAGGCGACGGTCGGAGCGGGTGAGCCCCCCGCGATCACCGAGAACGTCGCCGTCGCGCCGACCAGCACGCGCTGGTCCGACGGGTCAGTGAGCGTGGGCAGGGATGCCGAGATAGTGACCGTCGCCTCGATCGCCTTCCCGTCGCGGCTGCCGAGCGACTGCACGAAGCTCAGCGGGTGAGCACCGGCGCCGGTGACGGGAGTGTCGAGGGCGATGTGCCAGGTGCCGTCCGAGGAGACCGCGGTCCGGCCGATCGTGCGCCCCTGCTCGACGACGCGGACGTCGGCCCCGGTGAGACCGGTGCCGTCGAACGACGAGAGCGAGGCATCCGCCGGCTGCGCCGCCGACACGTCCGTGGTCAGGGCGAACTGCGGCCCACCCGCGTCGATGTTCTGGCGCTGGTAGAGGAACTGGTCGGTCGTGAGCGCGTGATCGACGACGCGGGTCTCACCCACGCAGCCGTACCAGCCGTGCTCGGGCTCCTCATTCCACGCCGAGGCACCGATGATCCACGGCATGAAGTCGGCGGCCATCATCCCGCCGACCTGCGAGGCGTTGCGCAGCACCGGCACACCGTCGACGTACATGATGACCGTCCCGTTGGCCGGGTCGTTCACGATCGCGACGTGGTGCCACGAGCCGGGCATGATCTCGCCTGACCAGAGGGTGTACGAGTTCTTCGAGCGCGGATCGGCGGCGGAGAACTGATACTCCCGGAGGTTGGAGATGCCCAGCCACGCGGCGCCCGCACCGGCATCGGAGGAGTCGTTGATCCCCATCCACTGGCGGGCACCGCCGCGCGTGATGGCTGCTCCCCAACGGTTGGCCGCCTCCGTCCAGTTGCTGTCCATCTGGAGGAACGTCTCCAGCGTGTAGCCGGTGCTCGCATCGAGATGCGCCATCGTGGCCGGGGCTCCGTACTCGGTGGTGAGGTAACCGAGGTTGTCGCGCGCACCCGCATTGCGGTGGACGTCGCTGAAGCACACCGCGCCCTTGTCGGCCGAGTACACCGGCACGTTGGAGTGCGAGATGGAGACGTCGTCGCTCGTATCCGGCGCGTCGGTGTCGTCCACCGGATTGCGATACATCGGGCTCGACCCGGCGATGTCGGGGATCTCGGTCGTGTCCGCGACGTCCCCCTCTGCGACACCGCCGAACCGCCAGTGCGCGAGCGTCCCGTCGACGTGCACGTAGTCGGTGTCGTCACCGGCGACGGCGAGCTGCTGCTCCTTCCCGTGGCCGGTCCATCCCGCCGACACGATCTGCTTGGCCCGCGCCGAGAGGTCGCCATTGTCGGCCTGCGCCGCGGTGGGCGCCTTCCAGCCGAAGCGGGCACCGAAGTCGATGGGGAGGCTGAAGTCCTGCCATTTCCCATCGAGCACGGGGGTGTCCGTCGACGTGAGCGCGTCGGCGTGCTTCTTCGGAACCCAGGGCGAGACGGTGTCGACGTCGATGCTGTTGTTCGACAGGTCGAACTCGAACAGCGTCATGATGCCGTTGCCGCCGTCCGCGGCCATCTGGTAATCGGTCAGCACCTCGAAAACGGGGTGGCCGAAGTCGTTCGTCAGCGTCCGCTGGGTCGCGCCGTGGAAGTGGCCGTTCAGGGTCAGGATGATCTGGTCGTTCTTGCGGATGAGCTTGTCCCAGAGCAGATCGCCATACCACCAGCTGGTCGGCGAGATCTGGTCCTGGTCGATGCCGATGATCGCGTGAGAGTTCAGCACCACCGGGACGCCCGGGTGGGCGTCGAGAATGCCCTGCGCCCAGGCGAACGTGTCATCGGAGGCGTTCCAGCCGAGCGAGAGGACGATCCAGTCGTGCCCCTCGGCCTGGAAGTCGTATGCCGAGGAGTACCCGTTCTGGAACGTGCCGAGCAGGGTGCCGCCCGCCTGCCGTTTGAGGGTCGTCGCCCCGAAGACCGACAGGTAGTTCGCCGCGTTGGCCTCCGACGAGCGTGCGCCCTGGTCGGCCACGTCGTGGTTGCCCGGGATGATCGAGTACGGCACGCCGCCGTCCTCGAGGATCCGCATGGCCTTGGAGGCGGCGGTCCACTGGTCGCCCACCCACTGCTGGTCGACGACGTCGCCGAGCTGCACGGCGAAGGGGATGTTCAGGTCGTTCTTGTGATCGACGACCCACTGCGTCTGCGCCTCGAACGGGTTCGTCCCGTACTGCGGGTAGAACTGCGACGCGCTGTACCGCGAGTAGAACTGCGTGTCGGGAAGGACCGGCAGCAGGAAGCTGGACCGGTCCGCGGCGGTGGACGCATCGGGGGATGCGGACGCGGATGCCGCAGTGACGGGTGTACTCCCATCGGCCGCGAGCGCGGCGGACGCGTTGCCGAGGACGAGAGCCGACAGGGTCAGTACTGCCGCCGCGGCGGCCAGGGGGCGTGCGCGTCGAGCGCGCGGAGGGTGGAGGGACATCTCTCTTCTCATCTGGGGAAGGGCGAAACGGGAGGAGGTCACGCGGCGGGCGCCTGAGGTCCGTATACCTCGACCTCGGAAAGCGTCATCCAGGTGCTCGGCGACTTGTTGGAGAACAGCACGCGCACGCCGGTGGCGAGCACGGGGGCGAACGCGACCTCGAGCGAGAGGTTCGCCGAGCTGTTCGCGGCGGGCCACGTGGACGACGTGGGTACGTTCTTCCACCCGCCGAGAAGCGTGCGGTACTGCACCGTGACGCTGCCGATGTTCTGCTTCCCGCCGATGTCGTAGACCTTGACGCCGGTGATCGAGCGCGGCTGGTCCAGGGCGAACGAGACGCGGTTGGGGTTCGCACGGTTTGCCGCGCCTCCGCTGCGCCAGTCAGAGAATCCGACGGCGTTGCGATTGCCGTCCGTGAGCGCGAACGTCGTGCCGTTGTCGCGCACGGCCCAGTCGGGGTGCACCCCGCTCTGGCGCAGGATGTTGACGCTCTCGGGGGCGACGAGGGCGACGACCAATCGGGCGGAGAAGTCTGCCCCCGACACGGCCGGGACGGTCACTGTCCCGGGCTGGGCGAGTGCGGTGTCGGTGACCCCGGAGAAGTCCCACGACACGGGTGCGGTGACGCTGGCACCGGATCCGCCGACCCGGCGGACGACGGTCCGAGGCGCGAGCATCCGCAGCTCCTTGACGCTGACCCCCGCATACGAGCGCAGCGTGGCGTCGTCCGCCGCGGCGGCCGCTCCGACGGCGATGTGCGCGGAGACGGTGATGGTCTCGCCGAAGAAGCCGGTGGCCGTGCCGGTGACGTCGACATCCCCCGGTGCGTTCCAGACGGAGCGGTCGGGCTTCTGCCACGCGATGGACGTGAGCGGGAAAGAGGTCCCCCACCCATAGCGGGCGACGAGTTTCGACGGCAGGCGCGGCTCCGTCCCGACCGGCGTGACGGCCGTCGGCACCGTCACCGTCGCGGTCAGCGCATGCATGCGCCATTTCTGGACCGCGCTGCCCGTGGCCAGCGTGTACGACTGCACCTCGGACCCGTCCGCCGTCTTCTGGTTGTACAGGTCGAGGGCCGCCCACTTCTTGGAAGGGTCCTGCTGCACGTTCACGAGGTTGACGGTGCCGTCGCCGGCGTCACGGGCCTCCCACTGGGCGTAGGGGTCGGTCGCCGAATCGGCGACGTCGGCGAGCTGCAGATACCGGAAGTTCGTCGAGCTGTTGCGGGACCGGATGAGCGCGCGCCCCTGCTGATCGGCGATGACGTAGGTGTTCGCCGCCCCGGTCACGGGGTAGAAGGTCAGAGCCTGGGCGGCGAGCGCGGACGGGTCGCCGGTCTTTATCGCCTCGATCGCCGCCGCGGCGCGCTCGGTCGCCCCGGGTGCGGAGGAAACCTGCGCGTTGGTGTCGCCGAGCTGGACGACCTTGCCGGGAGCGTTGACGCTCTCCAGCAAGATCCGTTTGGGGGCGCCGACACCCTCGTAAGGGGCGCCGGCGGCGGATATGCGTCCGGTGACCTCGGCCGGAGCCGCGTGGGCCGGCGCAGCGACGCCCAGGGCGAGCAGAGCGACGGCCGCGGCGGCCAGGCCGTGCAACGACCGTCTCGGGAACAGGAATGACATGGGAAGGAGAGGTCCTCTCACAGAAGAAACGCCCGTCGGGCGCGGGCCGGACCGAAGCTATCCATCGGATGTGCCCCGCAGAGGGTCACTTCCGTTCTCGGGACATGAACGCGAGGTGCTCAGCGTGTGGCCGCAGGCGCTGTGAAATGTTCGCCACAGCAACACCGCCGACACATCCCGCCACAGCCCCGTAACGCGCGCCGCCTAGCCTGACCGGCATGCACCTGCACGAGTTCCACGCCCTCGACGACGCGGATGCCACGGCCACCGCCCGCGTGTGGGCCGACATCCCGGGCTGGGTCGACGCGATCGTGGCGGCCCGGCCCTACGCGAGCGTCGAGGCCCTCGCCTCCTACGCCGGAGACCTCGCCGCCGCCTGGTCGCCGGACGACCTCGAGGCCGCACTGCACGCGCACCCGCGCATCGGCGCGAAGGTCTCCGGCGAGGGCGCCGAGGCTGCGGCATCCCGTCGCGAACAGGGGTCCATGGCATCCGCCGCCGATGACGACGTCGCGGCCATCGCCGCCGGAAACACCGCGTACGAGGAACGGTTCGGCCGAGTCTTCCTCATCCGCGCCGCGGGGCGCACCCCGGGCGAGATGCGCGCCGAGCTCGAGCGCCGCCTCGGCAACGACCCCGCCGCCGAGACCATCGAGGCCACCCGACAGCTCGCCGAGATCGCCCTGTTGCGCCTGCGGACGACGTTCGCCGACGATGCCCCCGCCGAGCCCGAGGACGCCGAATGACCCACCTCACCACCCACATCCTGGATGCCACGGCGGGCACGCCCGCAGCCGGCGTCGCCGTCGCGCTGGCCCGGCTCGACGGCACCCCCGTCGCCGAGGGCACGACCGACGCCGATGGCCGCCTCGCCCTCGGCCCCGAGCGGCTCGACGACGGCGACTACGCCCTGACGTTCGAAACCGGCGCCTACTTCCGCGGGCGCGGCGTGGCGTCGTTCCACCCCGTCGTGTCCGTCGCCTTCACCGTCGCGGGCGGAGCGCACCTGCACGTGCCCCTGCTGCTGAGCCCGTTCGCCTACTCGACCTACCGCGGCAGCTGAGGAGCGTCATGAGAGTCATCGTCATCGGCGCGGGCGTCGGCGGGACCTCCGCGGCCCTCGCCCTGCAGAAGCTCGGCCACGAGGTCGTCGTCTACGACCGCATGCGCGAGAACCGGCCGGTCGGCGCCGCCCTGTCGCTGTGGTCGAACGGCGTCAAGGTGCTCAACTGGCTCGGCCTCGGCGCGGAGGTCGCCGCCCTCGGCGGCCGCATGGACGACATGGCCTACTACGACGGCCACACCGGTGACGAGCTCTGCCGCTTCAGCCTCGCCCCCGTCACCGAGCAGACCGGCCAGCGCCCCTACCCGGTCGCCCGGGCCGACCTCCAGCAGCTGATGATGGATGCCGTCGGCTCCGCCCACATCCACCTCGGCAAGCAGCTGGCCGGCGTGTCCGAGGCCGACGGCGTCGTCACCGCGACCTTCGCCGACGGCTCCACCGACACCGCCGATCTGCTGATCGGCGCCGACGGGGCCCGCTCGCTCGTGCGCGACTACGTGACCGAGCCCAGCGGCATCCGTCCCGAGAGGTCGTACTCGGGGTACGTCAACTACAACGGCCTCGTCGCGGCGGACGAGCGGATCGGCCCGCTCGATCAGTGGACCACCTACGTCGGCGACGGCAAGCGGTGCGCGGTCATGCCCGTCGCGGGCGACCGGTTCTACTTCTTCGTCGACGTACCCGGCCCCTCCGGCGTGATCGAGGACCGCATGGCCGCCCTCGAGGCCGCCTTCGGATCGTGGGGTGCGCCCGGGGTGCGGGCGCTGCTGGACGCCATCGACCCGGACGAGTCGCTCAACCGCGTCGAGATCTGGGACATCGACCCCTTCGACACGTGGGTGCGCGGGCGCGTGGCGATCCTCGGCGACGCCGCGCACAACACCGCCCCCGACATCGGCCAGGGCGCGTGCTCGGCGCTCGAGGACAGCTTCGCGCTCGGCATCGTCTTCGCGACCTCGACCCTCGGCGTCGAGGACTCGCTGAAGCGCTACGAGCGGATCCGCACCGAACGGGCCGGCGACCTCGTGCTGCGCGCCCGCAAACGCGCGCACGAGACGCACGCCTTCGACGTCGCCGCGACGCAGGCCTGGTACGACGGCCTGCGCCGGGAAGACGGCACGGGTGTCATCCGCGGCATCGTCGGCAACATCGAGGGCAGCCCCGTGGAGTTGGGCGCGAGCGTGATGCGCTGAGGCCGCTCCGGCCCCGACGTCAGCGCTGCACGACCACCGACCGGTCCACCTCCACG
This portion of the Microbacterium testaceum StLB037 genome encodes:
- the allB gene encoding allantoinase AllB, translated to MSTRIAARRVYLDGEFRPATVVSEGGTITSVEPFDAAAETVLPGDSVLLPGLVDSHVHLDEPGRTEWEGFATGTAAAAAGGVTTIVDMPLNSSPVTTTLPALDAKRAAAAGKLAVDVAYWGGAVPENLGSLRALSDAGVVGFKCFLSPSGIDEFGHLDAEQLERCLAELAVFDGLLIVHAEDPAHLHADGALGPRYRDFEASRPPLSERSAILRVIDAARRTGARAHIVHVADGGALDDVRAAKAEGVRLTVETCPHYLTLDAAEVPDGAGAFKCCPPIRGGDNRDLLWAGIVDGTIDAIVSDHSPATVELKSNPDFGLAWGGIAGLQTGLSAVHSTARARGLAFESLLPLMTTGPARIAGLEGLGVIAPGAPAHLVAFAPDEEFVVDATALEYRNPVSPWHGQTLTGVVRETWLRGESVYRRGSAVTERGGREILRATAAVDA
- a CDS encoding aspartate/glutamate racemase family protein, translating into MRILLINPNTSRAMTAKIAEAAREVAGPDVLIEAVCPATGAAAIESHTDEVLAAAAVVELVAADRDGLDPADAYVIACFGDPGLDAARELVEAPVVGIAEAAMHLAAVSGRHFGVVTTLSRTLGRARDLVSRYGMERACVSLAATGIPVLDLEDTGSVAVETIARYSAEAAAAGADVIVLGCAGMADLCVELTARVGVPVVDGVAAAVGVASGMARMGLGTSKRDEYALPTREGAAPTLPPQATNLEVFA
- a CDS encoding NCS1 family nucleobase:cation symporter-1: MTSTPLTGPHDLVEAAGHPHGGGNMKPHYDERLANEDLAPLRKQKWSSYNIFAFWMSDVHSVGGYVTAGSLFALGLQSWQVLVALIAGIVIVQVFANMVAKPSQKTGVPYPVINRVVFGIRGANIPAIIRGLIAIAWYGVQTFLAAESLNIIFLKFIPGSVALLDVSFAGLSALGWISYAILWTAQFLLFWNGMEVIRRFIDWAGPAVYVVMIVLAVYLVSQAGIQNISFTLSTTQLDFWASIPVMLGAIALVVSYFSGPMLNFGDFARYGKSFAAVKKGNFWGLPINFVFFSLLTVITASATVPVFGSLITDPIKTVERIDTPFAILLGGLTFVTATVGINIVANFISPAFDFSNVAPKKISWRAGGMIAAIGSTFLMPWNWYSNDDAIHYSLGVLGALIGPLFGILIAGYYITARQRVKVDAMFTMDATGPYWYRNGFNPNAVKAVIAAGVPTVAVAVFPKLFADLGMFDVSWISDYSWFIGCGLGYALFLLFERLDPRVPTFEGETEGISDGTSDAVEAPVEAEDLVLARTVPDVVTPVPGSGAVAPGAPAVLAQTAQDARTPEPGTASPLRRSTPENPREALA
- a CDS encoding helix-turn-helix domain-containing protein, which encodes MTQPPLADAVDPDAAVPGAPAEPAASVGARIRDLRQARGISARALAATLGISPSAVSQIERGVMQPSVSRLIAITDALGVPLVAAFDPASDRPVEPVGPSGFTLQRAAQAADIVLESGVSFRRLTPGSSPGVDYFESVYPPGASAHGADGLFHHEGYEVGTVVAGELTIDFEAERVILRAGDAISYPCSVPHRLHNTGATDAVAHWLIVHA
- a CDS encoding type IV toxin-antitoxin system AbiEi family antitoxin, with translation MNDRFSHEDNFPCEKNLFVGEFSSEETMDSEKIRSRARDYGIDLVGEMPTASSPVTFLVVSRGKQQQRVTAVAVSPLTLTELEHILPLPAKGPVVALGSRVTPRNADALRDVGVNFIDEAGNGYLSLGDTLIDVRGRTPDSAAGLRKPAKSASLFTEKRSQVILAVISWPDLLAARLQDLARAAGASVSFTQKTLVALESANFLDRFGPRDHASLRNIDSLIDGWAAAFTSGLGSRENTRAFRGTFDPSRLSPDGPPLYLSGEAVAPWIARNITWTIYADGIPRDAAQAGRWARDDESPTLFLREKFWTEPVPARTRESARLREAPPLLVYADLLASGDSREREAAQRLRNDNARLRAH